The stretch of DNA GCTTGGCATGACCGCCGCACCCGCTCAGCACCAGGCCCAGGCTCAACAGCAGCGCGGCGGCACGTCGCATGGACACCCTCACCTCGACAGGATTGCTGCTGGAGTCTAGGCGCGCGCGGGCTCACATCGAGGCGATGAGCTTCTCCACGCGCTCGTCGGTGTGCCGGAACGGGTCCTTGCACAACACGGTGCGCTGCGCCTGATCGTTCAACTTCAGGTGCACCCAGTCCACGGTGAAGTCGCGGCGCCGCTCCTGGGCCCGGCGGATGAACTCCCCACGCAACCGCGCCCGGGTCGTCTGCGGCGGCACCGATTTGGCCTCGAAGATGGCCAGGTCGCGAGCCACGCGCTCCACAGCGCCCTTCTTCTCCAATAGGTAGTACAGGCCGCGGTGCCGGTTGATGTCGTGGTAGGCCAGGTCCAGTTGCGCCACCCGCGGGGCGGACAGCGCCAGGTCGTGCTTGGCGCGGTAGCTCTCGATCAGCCGGTACTTGATGACCCAGTCGATCTCCCGCTCCACCGGCCCCAGGTCCTCCGCACCCACCGCCAGCAAGGTGCGCTCCCACAGGTCCAGCACCCGCTTGACCACGCCGTCGTCCAGCGCCCGGCGCGCGGCGAAGTCCCGCGCCTTGGACAGGTACTCCTCCTGGATCTCCAGCGCGTTCGCCTCCCGACCGTTGGCCAGGCGCACCTTGCGGCGGCCGGTCATGTCGTGGGAGATCTCGCGGATGGCCCGGATCGGGTTCTCCAGGGTGAGATCACGCATCACCACGCCTGACTCGATCATCCGCAGCACCAGGTCGGTGGAGCCCACCTTGAGCATCGTGGTGGTCTCGGACATGTTCGAGTCACCGACGATGACGTGCAGTCGGCGATAGCGTTCGGCGTCGGCGTGCGGCTCGTCGCGGGTGTTGATGATCGGCCGGGACCGGGTGGTCGCCGAGGAGACGCCCTCCCAGATGTGCTCGGCCCGCTGGCTCACGCAGTACACCGCGCCACGCGGGGTCTGCAGCACCTTGCCGGCACCGCAGATGATCTGACGGGTGACCAGGAACGGAATCAGCACGTCGGCCAGTCGGGAGAACTCACCGTGCCGGGCAACCAGGTAGTTCTCGTGGCAGCC from Sporichthyaceae bacterium encodes:
- the pafA gene encoding Pup--protein ligase; amino-acid sequence: MDRRIFGLENEYGVTCTFRGQRRLSPDEVARYLFRRVVSWGRSSNVFLRNGARLYLDVGSHPEYATPECDNVIDLVTHDKAGERILEGLLVDAERRLREEGIAGDVYLFKNNTDSAGNSYGCHENYLVARHGEFSRLADVLIPFLVTRQIICGAGKVLQTPRGAVYCVSQRAEHIWEGVSSATTRSRPIINTRDEPHADAERYRRLHVIVGDSNMSETTTMLKVGSTDLVLRMIESGVVMRDLTLENPIRAIREISHDMTGRRKVRLANGREANALEIQEEYLSKARDFAARRALDDGVVKRVLDLWERTLLAVGAEDLGPVEREIDWVIKYRLIESYRAKHDLALSAPRVAQLDLAYHDINRHRGLYYLLEKKGAVERVARDLAIFEAKSVPPQTTRARLRGEFIRRAQERRRDFTVDWVHLKLNDQAQRTVLCKDPFRHTDERVEKLIASM